The following are encoded in a window of Planctomycetaceae bacterium genomic DNA:
- a CDS encoding PTS sugar transporter subunit IIA: MKIADVISSKAIVPRLEAVKRDDAIKELIAILEKTGKISAENSAEIAKAVIKRENEASTGIGKGVAVPHIRHKLVKKIVAAIGISARGIDFSSLDKQPVYTIILLLSPTEGDQHLQAMESIFEHLQNDNFRKFLRQSETVDQIKDLLVEADQNPSW, encoded by the coding sequence ATGAAAATTGCAGATGTAATTAGTTCTAAAGCGATAGTTCCAAGACTCGAAGCGGTTAAGCGAGACGATGCGATCAAAGAACTAATAGCAATCCTTGAAAAAACAGGGAAGATTAGTGCAGAAAATTCGGCTGAAATCGCTAAAGCCGTGATTAAACGGGAAAATGAAGCCAGTACCGGCATTGGCAAAGGTGTTGCTGTGCCGCACATTAGGCATAAATTAGTGAAGAAAATTGTCGCCGCTATCGGAATCAGCGCAAGAGGCATAGATTTTTCTTCGCTGGATAAACAGCCGGTATATACGATTATACTGCTGCTTAGCCCAACCGAAGGCGACCAGCATCTTCAGGCGATGGAATCGATATTCGAGCATCTGCAAAACGACAACTTCAGAAAGTTCCTTAGACAATCTGAAACAGTTGACCAGATAAAAGACTTGCTTGTCGAAGCCGACCAGAATCCATCCTGGTAA
- a CDS encoding TIGR03936 family radical SAM-associated protein: MQDTKTKQKFGDLKIEQSVQTLAGRYRIQGNVRFLSHQESFRAVGRTLIRSGLNLIYSQGYNPRLKMSLPLPKSVGLESEDELFYAQIAADGASEKEIYKNITANLPEGFTLIDLAIHSGRVSFRPLEAEYEVQMSGQEIENVSAAIDKLNDQIASHEKILIERTVDENGNSRTVDVGQFFKSFEKTQQAVKVVCLITDRGTVRPDEIIKLLGLGAERLGISTTRKRVNWQMY, from the coding sequence TTGCAAGATACAAAAACAAAGCAGAAATTTGGAGATTTGAAGATAGAACAGAGTGTTCAAACACTGGCAGGAAGATACAGAATACAGGGAAATGTCAGATTTTTATCGCACCAGGAGTCATTTAGGGCTGTTGGAAGAACGCTGATTCGCAGCGGTCTGAATCTGATTTACAGCCAGGGATACAATCCGCGTCTTAAAATGTCTTTGCCTTTGCCCAAAAGCGTCGGGCTGGAATCGGAAGATGAACTTTTCTATGCGCAAATAGCGGCTGATGGTGCGTCAGAAAAGGAGATTTATAAAAATATTACCGCAAATTTGCCGGAAGGTTTTACGCTGATTGATTTGGCGATCCACAGCGGCAGGGTGAGTTTCAGACCTCTCGAAGCGGAATACGAAGTACAGATGAGCGGACAGGAAATTGAAAACGTTTCGGCGGCGATTGATAAACTTAACGATCAAATCGCCTCCCATGAAAAAATATTAATTGAAAGAACAGTTGACGAAAATGGAAACTCCCGGACAGTGGATGTCGGGCAGTTTTTCAAATCGTTCGAGAAAACGCAGCAGGCGGTTAAGGTTGTTTGTCTTATCACCGACAGGGGAACTGTACGGCCCGATGAGATAATCAAACTGCTGGGGCTTGGAGCCGAAAGGCTGGGCATCTCGACGACTCGAAAGAGGGTCAACTGGCAAATGTATTAA
- the raiA gene encoding ribosome-associated translation inhibitor RaiA encodes METKIVGKHITITDTIKGRIEEKVDGLSKFYSSILTVEVIIEGGKDGQQCSVEVIARGKHNHIFIGKELGQDLYACVDEAVKKVERQLVKQKEKERDNKHGQQ; translated from the coding sequence TTGGAAACTAAAATTGTCGGCAAACATATCACAATAACAGATACAATCAAGGGCAGAATCGAAGAAAAAGTTGATGGGCTTTCTAAATTTTACAGCAGTATTCTTACTGTAGAAGTAATAATAGAAGGCGGAAAAGATGGTCAGCAATGCAGTGTGGAAGTAATCGCAAGGGGTAAACATAATCATATATTTATTGGTAAAGAATTAGGACAGGATTTGTATGCCTGTGTAGATGAAGCCGTGAAGAAAGTCGAACGTCAGCTTGTAAAGCAAAAAGAAAAAGAACGTGACAATAAACACGGGCAGCAATAA
- the ptsP gene encoding phosphoenolpyruvate--protein phosphotransferase — MEIKKGIAVSPGIAIAKSLVIDSADYRIPRRSILSSVKVSEVKRVRDAFKRAIAELEDIHSGKDFESENIKDIFAVHLRFLKDKNLRKKITDLVYNELLTAEYAISTTLREVANHFASVPDKYISERAADIYDIEKRLLRQLLGEKKQDVAHISDEVVIVAHELSPTQTAGFDKKYIKGFATNAGGRTSHTAIVARSMGIPAVVGLEDVTSNLAPMATVIIDGNRGVVIIDPDETTLKQYRELAAEFERLERELDALRDMDAITRDGVMVELYGNIEFPNEAEMVFDKGGHGIGLYRTEFLYLYSEMEPTEEDHYNAYKEVLRVTGNMPVIIRTMDLGADKFTQNKRFTRESNPFLGLRSIRFCLQNLVLFKTQLRAILRASVEGNIRIMFPLVSSLHELRQAKMILRDVMEDLDEDNIKYNPNVPVGIMIETPSAALTASILAGESDFFSIGTNDLIQYTLAVDRGNERVSTLYSGADPAVIKLLRSIIHDASKAKINVSICGEMASDPEYIMMLLGLGYRTFSLAPPMIPEIKKLVRSVTIESCNAIARKVLMMNSEREVINYLRSAAMKVLPEVF, encoded by the coding sequence ATGGAAATTAAAAAAGGTATTGCGGTATCGCCGGGAATTGCGATAGCCAAGTCTCTTGTCATAGATTCGGCGGACTACCGGATTCCGAGAAGGTCTATACTTTCATCCGTCAAAGTTTCTGAAGTCAAGCGAGTCCGCGATGCTTTTAAAAGGGCGATAGCGGAACTTGAGGATATTCATTCCGGCAAAGATTTCGAGAGTGAGAACATCAAAGATATTTTCGCGGTGCACCTGCGTTTTCTCAAGGATAAAAATCTTCGCAAAAAAATCACCGACCTGGTTTATAATGAGCTTTTGACCGCTGAATACGCCATTTCCACGACTTTACGCGAAGTCGCCAATCATTTCGCAAGCGTTCCGGATAAATACATCAGTGAACGTGCCGCCGATATATATGATATTGAGAAACGTCTGTTGCGGCAGCTTTTGGGCGAAAAAAAACAGGATGTTGCGCACATAAGCGATGAGGTTGTAATTGTCGCGCACGAACTTAGTCCCACGCAAACGGCAGGCTTTGATAAAAAATATATCAAGGGATTTGCGACCAATGCAGGCGGAAGGACAAGTCATACTGCAATTGTTGCGCGTTCTATGGGCATCCCGGCTGTTGTCGGTCTTGAGGACGTAACAAGCAATCTTGCGCCGATGGCGACGGTTATTATCGATGGCAATCGTGGCGTTGTCATTATTGACCCGGACGAGACAACGCTCAAGCAATACAGGGAACTGGCCGCTGAGTTTGAAAGGCTCGAACGTGAACTTGATGCGCTGCGCGATATGGACGCGATTACTCGCGACGGCGTTATGGTCGAGTTGTACGGAAACATTGAGTTTCCAAATGAAGCCGAGATGGTGTTCGACAAGGGCGGACATGGAATCGGGCTTTACAGAACCGAATTTCTTTATCTTTACAGCGAAATGGAGCCTACCGAGGAAGACCATTATAATGCATATAAAGAGGTTTTGCGCGTAACCGGCAATATGCCTGTGATTATCAGGACAATGGATTTGGGCGCGGATAAATTTACGCAAAACAAGAGATTCACACGCGAATCGAATCCGTTTCTTGGCTTGCGGTCGATAAGGTTCTGTTTGCAGAATCTTGTACTGTTCAAGACGCAGCTTCGCGCGATTCTGCGGGCTTCTGTCGAGGGCAATATCCGCATAATGTTCCCGCTGGTCAGCAGTCTGCACGAATTACGGCAGGCGAAAATGATTTTGCGTGATGTGATGGAAGACCTCGACGAGGATAATATAAAATACAATCCGAATGTGCCGGTCGGTATAATGATTGAAACGCCCTCGGCCGCATTGACAGCGTCGATTCTTGCCGGCGAAAGCGATTTCTTCAGTATCGGCACAAACGATTTGATTCAATATACGCTTGCGGTTGACAGAGGAAATGAAAGAGTTTCGACTTTGTATTCCGGTGCCGACCCTGCGGTTATAAAACTTCTGCGAAGCATAATTCACGATGCCAGCAAAGCGAAAATAAACGTCAGCATTTGTGGCGAAATGGCTTCCGACCCGGAATATATTATGATGCTGCTGGGACTTGGATACCGTACATTTTCGCTTGCTCCGCCGATGATACCTGAAATTAAAAAGCTCGTCAGGTCTGTTACGATAGAATCGTGCAACGCAATCGCCAGAAAAGTTCTGATGATGAACTCGGAAAGAGAAGTAATTAATTATCTCCGCAGTGCAGCGATGAAAGTATTGCCGGAAGTATTTTAA
- a CDS encoding PEP-CTERM sorting domain-containing protein, with protein sequence MKNKVVLVGVGLLLALFNSAAYSAYVTSQTWTFDDADNPALPEISANLYGTAEAAITVTGVACGAEPGWYPTFLGRNGVWASEETTATLWIPNSQVLNPYKDVWLTMGFRADLTKTDAEVIATVPTATNIEVLGWTIDPTYDQWGYTDGWYVLNAHWRIYPNPASETIFIKIHDSGADIDYITVSTECIPEPATVGLLTLGVLGLVRRK encoded by the coding sequence ATGAAGAATAAGGTAGTATTAGTGGGGGTAGGGTTGTTGTTGGCATTGTTCAATTCCGCCGCATATTCTGCGTATGTAACTTCGCAAACATGGACTTTTGATGATGCTGACAATCCGGCCTTACCTGAAATTAGTGCAAACCTCTATGGCACAGCCGAGGCGGCTATTACTGTAACCGGCGTAGCGTGCGGTGCCGAACCGGGCTGGTATCCGACTTTTCTTGGCCGAAACGGTGTATGGGCCAGCGAGGAAACAACTGCAACACTGTGGATTCCTAACAGCCAGGTACTTAATCCTTATAAGGATGTATGGCTGACGATGGGATTCAGAGCAGACCTGACGAAAACAGACGCAGAGGTCATTGCTACTGTACCGACCGCGACCAATATTGAAGTATTAGGCTGGACGATTGATCCGACCTACGATCAATGGGGATATACAGATGGTTGGTATGTGCTTAATGCTCACTGGCGTATCTATCCAAATCCGGCATCTGAAACAATTTTTATCAAGATACACGACAGCGGTGCTGATATTGATTACATTACCGTTTCAACGGAATGTATTCCTGAGCCGGCAACCGTTGGACTGTTAACTCTTGGCGTGTTGGGTTTAGTTCGAAGGAAATAA
- a CDS encoding HAD hydrolase family protein: protein MAQTNKTDLKQIKLLAMDVDGVLTDGTITICSDGSESKSFHLLDGHGIKMWQRAGLKTAMISGRQSAVTQKRAEELKIEYVYQPCQQKLLCFEKLLADTGLEAKNIAYIGDDLLDIPIVKRAGFGVAVANGVDELKSYAHYITSRTGGSGAVREVIEYILKNTGQWDALMERYLV, encoded by the coding sequence ATGGCCCAAACTAATAAGACGGATCTTAAGCAGATTAAGCTGCTGGCGATGGATGTCGACGGCGTCCTGACAGACGGTACGATAACCATTTGTTCCGACGGCAGCGAATCCAAGAGTTTCCATCTTCTTGACGGCCATGGCATCAAAATGTGGCAGCGGGCGGGTCTTAAAACCGCGATGATTAGCGGCAGACAAAGCGCCGTTACACAAAAAAGGGCGGAAGAACTGAAAATCGAATATGTGTACCAGCCTTGCCAGCAGAAACTTCTCTGCTTTGAAAAGCTGCTTGCAGATACAGGTCTTGAAGCGAAAAACATTGCATACATCGGCGATGATTTGCTCGATATTCCAATTGTCAAACGCGCCGGTTTTGGCGTTGCTGTTGCCAACGGGGTAGATGAATTAAAAAGTTACGCTCATTATATAACTTCGCGAACCGGCGGCAGCGGTGCTGTCCGCGAGGTAATCGAATATATCCTTAAAAATACGGGACAGTGGGATGCCCTGATGGAGCGGTATCTTGTATGA
- a CDS encoding KpsF/GutQ family sugar-phosphate isomerase, with protein MEFDLEYAAQVIIAEAKGVAKMAGLAASADFAAASEMIYSCTGSVIVTGMGKAGIVGQKISSTMASTGTPSHFLHPAEAVHGDAGRLQKNDIVLALSYGGETDEILRLMNIVKQLEIKLIAITGSSNSRLAKYSDIVLCMGKLEEACPLGVAPSVTTTCMLAIGDALALTVMKAREFSVEEYARFHPAGSLGAKLITVEQSMMFQPNEKLPISNESNSVREMLKKNSDIKRHGAVMIVDSAGKLTGIITDADLRRLMAQNGQDVFQCKTKDIMTANCKRIKASALAAEAMAIFHKHRIDDLPVVDDSDRPVGMIDVQDIVSLKIVG; from the coding sequence ATGGAATTTGATCTTGAATACGCAGCACAGGTAATCATCGCGGAAGCTAAAGGCGTTGCGAAAATGGCTGGACTTGCTGCAAGTGCTGATTTCGCGGCGGCTTCGGAAATGATATATTCTTGTACCGGCTCGGTTATCGTTACCGGTATGGGAAAGGCCGGTATTGTCGGCCAGAAGATAAGCTCTACAATGGCGTCAACAGGCACACCAAGTCATTTTCTCCACCCGGCCGAGGCCGTTCACGGCGACGCGGGCAGATTGCAGAAAAATGATATCGTGCTTGCGTTAAGCTATGGCGGCGAGACAGATGAAATCCTTCGGCTGATGAATATCGTAAAGCAGCTTGAAATAAAACTCATCGCAATCACAGGCAGCAGTAATTCACGTCTTGCAAAGTACAGCGATATCGTTTTGTGTATGGGCAAACTCGAAGAGGCTTGTCCGCTTGGCGTTGCGCCGAGTGTTACAACGACGTGTATGCTGGCAATTGGCGATGCTCTTGCACTAACAGTTATGAAGGCAAGGGAATTCAGCGTTGAGGAGTACGCCAGATTTCATCCTGCCGGTTCTTTGGGTGCGAAACTGATTACAGTTGAGCAGTCGATGATGTTCCAGCCGAATGAAAAGCTTCCCATCTCAAACGAGAGCAACAGTGTTCGTGAAATGCTCAAGAAGAATAGTGATATTAAACGGCACGGCGCTGTTATGATTGTCGATTCGGCGGGCAAACTTACGGGCATTATCACTGATGCTGATTTGCGAAGACTGATGGCCCAAAACGGTCAGGATGTATTCCAGTGCAAAACTAAAGATATTATGACCGCCAACTGCAAGAGGATAAAGGCGAGCGCTCTTGCGGCAGAGGCTATGGCGATTTTTCATAAGCACAGGATTGACGATTTGCCGGTTGTTGACGATTCAGACAGGCCGGTAGGTATGATTGACGTTCAGGATATCGTGTCGTTAAAAATTGTAGGATAA
- a CDS encoding PEP-CTERM sorting domain-containing protein, whose translation MEKISKIVICVLIICSLANFASAGMWWTRGVAGSTYQKWTFDDTDNPAAPEIDQNPYGDASAAITVTAGTITTVGEWRPDYQGRSGVWIGDTAVVDLTIPNNPITNDYKEIWIEVGCRGHFPPDVLNAPTSGFVLGTGYDVLAPTGVTVTDLGFNFVELSDGWRTLTFGLGISPNPSSETIRFTLLNSGAYVDYIAVDTICIAVPEPATLAVLGFGAILSLIGRKKR comes from the coding sequence AGGAATGTGGTGGACAAGAGGTGTTGCCGGCTCAACATATCAGAAGTGGACGTTCGATGATACTGACAATCCTGCTGCTCCGGAAATTGACCAGAACCCTTATGGCGATGCTTCTGCGGCGATTACTGTTACGGCGGGTACAATTACGACAGTAGGCGAGTGGAGGCCGGACTATCAGGGACGTTCAGGTGTCTGGATTGGAGATACCGCGGTCGTGGATTTAACAATTCCAAACAATCCTATCACAAACGATTACAAGGAAATTTGGATTGAAGTTGGCTGCAGGGGGCATTTTCCTCCGGATGTATTAAATGCTCCGACAAGCGGGTTTGTCCTTGGAACTGGTTATGATGTCTTGGCTCCGACAGGTGTTACTGTAACAGATCTTGGTTTCAACTTTGTTGAATTAAGCGATGGTTGGAGAACACTAACTTTTGGACTGGGAATTTCTCCAAATCCATCTTCAGAAACTATTCGTTTTACACTGCTTAACAGCGGAGCATACGTTGACTATATCGCAGTAGATACGATATGTATTGCAGTTCCAGAACCTGCAACGTTAGCGGTATTGGGATTTGGTGCGATTCTTTCCTTGATTGGCCGTAAAAAAAGATAA
- a CDS encoding HPr family phosphocarrier protein, which produces MAEKVSIEVEIKNANGMHMRPAMQFVDTASRFASKINVSNDKINVDGKSIMHMAMLAAAAGTKLKVTAEGVDAQAATDALKELIEVRMFDEPAWLQKE; this is translated from the coding sequence TTGGCTGAAAAAGTCAGTATTGAGGTTGAAATAAAGAACGCAAACGGTATGCACATGCGGCCTGCGATGCAGTTCGTGGATACTGCCAGCCGATTTGCGAGCAAGATAAACGTCAGCAATGACAAGATCAATGTTGACGGCAAGAGCATTATGCACATGGCGATGCTGGCTGCTGCTGCGGGGACGAAATTGAAAGTAACCGCTGAAGGAGTTGATGCGCAAGCTGCGACCGATGCGCTGAAAGAGCTTATTGAAGTCAGGATGTTTGACGAGCCTGCATGGCTGCAGAAAGAATAG
- a CDS encoding Rne/Rng family ribonuclease has protein sequence MASEMIINVTEAEENRIAVVENGSLDELYIEKQSLAGHVGNIYKGVVVNVEPAIQAAFIDFGVSKNGFLHVSDLHPKYFMRKGEDFTEHIGKRKALKDRPPIQQCLKRGQHLIVQVTKEGINTKGPTLSTYLSLPGKYVVMMPWMHNLGVSQKIEDEEERARLRALLDEVQIPAKTGFILRTASAGCSKKDVQKDVEYINRLWSAIQKRTDSEPAPAELYKESDLVIRTVRDIFNTNMSKIICDSENVCKRIRDFLQIVQPRMIKRVSYYDGKIPLFNKYKIEEEIRKINTKRVELKIGGSIIIEQTEALVAIDVNSGKFTKHENAEQTALKINMDAAKEIARQLRLRDLGGLIICDFIDMRDSKNRREVEKTFRNALANDRARSRILKISAFGIIEMTRQRFRPSLQYSNYLRCSHCGGTGMVKNPASAAIEVIRILNSAAARKEIKKVVLSAPPAIADFLLNQRRAAIAKIETDAQLHIFIKPDETCPAEQYNVVCYDEREGVVKL, from the coding sequence ATGGCAAGTGAAATGATTATTAATGTAACAGAGGCAGAGGAGAACAGAATCGCGGTTGTTGAAAACGGCAGCCTTGATGAACTGTATATCGAAAAGCAGTCGCTGGCAGGCCATGTCGGCAATATTTACAAGGGAGTGGTCGTCAATGTCGAGCCTGCGATTCAGGCGGCGTTCATAGATTTTGGCGTGAGCAAAAACGGCTTTCTGCACGTCAGCGACCTGCACCCGAAATATTTTATGCGTAAAGGTGAGGATTTTACCGAGCACATCGGCAAACGCAAAGCGCTGAAAGACAGGCCTCCGATTCAGCAGTGTCTCAAACGCGGACAGCATCTCATCGTTCAGGTAACAAAAGAGGGTATTAACACCAAAGGCCCGACGCTTTCGACGTATCTTTCGCTGCCGGGCAAATACGTAGTTATGATGCCCTGGATGCACAATCTCGGCGTTTCGCAGAAAATCGAAGACGAGGAAGAACGCGCAAGACTGCGTGCGCTGCTCGACGAAGTTCAGATACCGGCCAAAACAGGTTTTATTCTTCGCACCGCAAGCGCAGGCTGTTCGAAAAAGGATGTCCAAAAAGACGTTGAATATATCAATCGGCTCTGGAGTGCAATCCAGAAGCGTACGGACAGCGAACCTGCTCCGGCGGAACTTTATAAAGAGTCCGACCTTGTGATTCGCACGGTGCGGGATATTTTCAATACGAATATGAGCAAAATTATCTGCGACAGCGAGAATGTCTGCAAGAGAATCCGGGATTTTCTGCAAATTGTACAGCCGAGGATGATAAAAAGAGTCAGTTATTATGACGGCAAGATACCGCTGTTCAATAAATATAAAATCGAAGAAGAAATCAGGAAAATAAATACCAAACGAGTCGAACTCAAAATCGGCGGCTCGATTATCATTGAACAGACAGAGGCGCTTGTTGCGATTGACGTTAACAGCGGAAAATTCACAAAGCACGAAAACGCCGAGCAGACGGCTTTGAAAATTAATATGGATGCCGCAAAGGAAATCGCACGACAGTTGAGGCTGCGTGATTTGGGCGGATTAATAATCTGCGATTTCATAGATATGCGCGACTCAAAGAACAGACGCGAAGTCGAAAAAACATTCCGCAATGCTTTGGCAAATGACAGGGCAAGAAGCAGAATCCTGAAAATCAGCGCGTTTGGAATTATTGAAATGACGCGTCAAAGATTCAGGCCGAGCCTTCAGTACAGCAATTATTTGAGATGTTCACATTGCGGCGGAACCGGAATGGTCAAAAATCCGGCTTCTGCGGCGATAGAAGTCATTAGGATTCTCAATTCAGCCGCGGCACGCAAGGAAATTAAGAAAGTTGTACTGTCGGCACCGCCGGCGATAGCAGATTTCCTGCTCAACCAAAGAAGAGCGGCAATAGCTAAAATAGAAACTGATGCGCAATTGCACATTTTTATCAAGCCGGATGAAACTTGCCCCGCAGAGCAATATAATGTAGTATGTTATGATGAACGCGAAGGCGTGGTTAAATTATAG